One genomic window of Meleagris gallopavo isolate NT-WF06-2002-E0010 breed Aviagen turkey brand Nicholas breeding stock chromosome 22, Turkey_5.1, whole genome shotgun sequence includes the following:
- the TOMM34 gene encoding mitochondrial import receptor subunit TOM34 produces MHRSAALRAGSTPRSSTTPRQQADEAPRLRSGITALQEPRTLSEQGACRGCVADCCGALSLTPFAIKPLLRRAAAYEALESFALAYVDYKTALQVDCSIQAAHDGVNRMTKALLEKHGANWREKLPPIPTVPIDAQRRWSVPSAGAPTGGAPPGNTPRGDPAQTAAGIERARTLKEEGNELVKKGNHKKAIEKYSESLKLNQECATYTNRALCYLTLKQHKEAVQDCTEALRLDPKNVKAFYRRAQALKELKDYKSSIADINSLLKIEPKNTAALRLLQELNRA; encoded by the exons ATGCATCGTTCAGCCGCGCTGCGGGCCGGCAGCACACCCCGATCCAGCACGACACCTCGGCAGCAGGCAGACGAAGCCCCGCGGCTGCGCTCCGGGATCACCGCGCTGCAGGAGCCGCGGACGCTCTCCGAGCAG GGCGCCTGCCGGGGCTGCGTCGCCGATTGCTGCGG CGCCCTCAGCCTGACCCCGTTTGCCATCAAGCCCCTGCTCAGGCGAGCGGCTGCCTATGAGGCCCTGGAGAGCTTCGCGCTGGCCTACGTGGACTACAAGACCGCCCTGCAGGTGGACTGCTCCATACAGGCGGCCCACGATGGGGTCAACAG GATGACCAAAGCTCTGCTGGAGAAGCACGGGGCGAACTGGCGCGAGAAGCTCCCACCCATCCCCACAGTCCCCATTGATGCCCAGAGGAGATGGAGTGTTCCTTCTGCAGGAGCCCCCACAGGAGGTGCTCCCCCTGGAAACACACCACGGGGAGACCCAG CCCAGACTGCTGCTGGCATAGAGAGAGCTCGAACTCttaaggaagaaggaaatgaacTCGTAAAGAAAGGAAACCATAAAAAGGCAATTGAGAAGTACAGTGAGAGTTTAAAGCTCAACCAGGAATGTGCAACTTACACCAACAG AGCTCTCTGTTACTTGACTCTGAAGCAACACAAGGAAGCAGTCCAGGACTGCACAGAAGCTCTACGATTAGATCCTAAAAACGTTAAGGCGTTCTACAGACGTGCTCAGGCACTTAAAGAACTGAAG GATTACAAATCAAGTATTGCTGACATCAACAGCTTGTTGAAAATTGAACCAAAGAACACAGCTGCACTGAGACTACTGCAAGAATTGAACAGAGCCTAG